A stretch of Methanococcus voltae PS DNA encodes these proteins:
- a CDS encoding pyridoxal phosphate-dependent aminotransferase, with the protein MRNNIVNKGTEELSYEIRGIVAVAERAQKLGKKIIWENIGDPIAKGEQMPEWIKEIVSESTLENKTYGYCPTQGLLETREFLADLNNSKNGAQITSDDMIFFNGLGDAITNIYGLMRKECRVIGPTPAYSTHSSAEGLYSNSSPVMYSLDKDNLWYPDLDDLENKVKYNPSVSGILLINPGNPTGAVYSKKVLSDIVDIANEYDVFILCDEIYQNLVYNGKKHVSLSEVIDDVCGISMKGISKDLPWPGSRCGWTEFYNKDKDPVFKKYVENIGKFKMIEVCSTTLPQTIIPKVMGDKRFEKSLGERKKYYEKASNYAYKTINKVEGVSVNLTNGAFYGALTFDDGVLNDKQHLKMDNELDTYINGVLDQCGQHSLVEKDKRFVYQLLGASGICMVPLTSFCSKHEGLRFTLLEKDENLMKWTFKTLSEKIDEYLNSSAN; encoded by the coding sequence ATGAGAAACAATATTGTAAACAAGGGAACTGAAGAACTATCTTACGAAATTAGGGGAATTGTTGCAGTAGCGGAAAGAGCCCAAAAATTAGGCAAAAAAATAATCTGGGAAAATATTGGGGACCCTATCGCAAAAGGGGAACAAATGCCCGAATGGATTAAAGAAATAGTTTCAGAAAGTACTTTAGAAAATAAAACATATGGTTACTGCCCTACTCAGGGTTTATTAGAAACACGTGAATTTTTAGCAGATTTAAACAATAGTAAAAATGGAGCTCAGATTACATCCGACGATATGATATTTTTCAATGGCTTAGGGGATGCTATAACTAATATTTATGGATTAATGAGAAAAGAATGTAGGGTAATTGGCCCTACTCCAGCATACTCCACACATTCATCTGCAGAAGGTTTATACTCAAATAGTTCACCTGTGATGTACAGTTTGGATAAAGATAATTTATGGTATCCCGATTTGGATGATTTGGAAAATAAGGTAAAATATAATCCTTCGGTTAGTGGTATATTATTAATAAATCCCGGCAATCCCACAGGTGCAGTATATTCTAAGAAAGTATTAAGTGATATTGTAGATATAGCTAACGAATACGACGTATTTATATTATGTGACGAAATTTACCAAAATTTAGTTTACAATGGTAAAAAGCATGTTAGCCTTTCAGAAGTAATAGACGATGTTTGCGGAATTTCAATGAAAGGTATTTCTAAAGATTTACCATGGCCTGGCTCCCGTTGTGGCTGGACAGAATTTTATAATAAAGATAAAGACCCAGTATTCAAAAAATACGTTGAAAATATCGGTAAATTCAAAATGATAGAAGTATGTTCAACTACATTACCTCAAACGATTATACCTAAGGTAATGGGCGATAAAAGGTTTGAAAAATCTTTGGGTGAACGTAAAAAATACTACGAAAAAGCTTCAAATTACGCATATAAGACAATTAATAAAGTCGAAGGTGTTTCAGTAAATCTTACAAATGGAGCATTTTATGGAGCTTTAACCTTTGACGATGGTGTTTTAAATGACAAACAGCATTTAAAAATGGATAATGAATTAGACACGTATATAAATGGAGTTTTAGACCAGTGTGGACAACATTCCTTAGTTGAAAAAGACAAGAGATTTGTCTACCAGTTATTGGGTGCTTCAGGTATTTGTATGGTACCATTGACGTCTTTCTGTTCAAAACATGAGGGATTAAGATTTACACTACTTGAAAAAGATGAAAATTTAATGAAATGGACATTTAAAACTTTAAGTGAAAAAATAGACGAGTACCTCAATAGTTCAGCTAACTAA
- a CDS encoding flavodoxin family protein: protein MKKILVINGSPLKQGNTAKILANMMKGISESCEACFHEHNLEEINFEGCNECMDCRDTFACSLDDDMSEILDELIEADYLIFGTPIFMWQITGQAKCFIDRLYPVISNDFETRLANIATITVYTQANPDKNAFINYIKHNNDVLDFLGLNVIDTLIVGGLSEQNPAENHMYALEKAYHMGKKLIQ from the coding sequence ATGAAAAAAATACTTGTAATAAATGGAAGTCCTCTAAAGCAAGGCAATACTGCCAAAATACTAGCCAATATGATGAAAGGTATATCTGAAAGCTGTGAAGCATGTTTTCATGAACATAATTTAGAAGAAATTAATTTTGAGGGATGTAACGAGTGTATGGATTGTAGAGACACTTTTGCCTGTAGTTTAGACGACGATATGTCCGAAATACTAGACGAATTAATAGAGGCTGACTACCTAATCTTTGGTACTCCAATATTCATGTGGCAAATAACAGGGCAGGCTAAATGCTTTATAGATAGATTGTATCCAGTGATTTCCAATGATTTTGAAACTAGATTGGCCAATATAGCTACAATAACTGTATATACACAAGCAAATCCTGATAAAAACGCATTTATAAACTATATAAAACATAACAATGATGTATTAGACTTCTTAGGGCTAAATGTGATTGATACATTAATAGTGGGAGGTTTATCAGAACAAAATCCTGCAGAAAACCACATGTACGCTCTTGAAAAAGCATACCATATGGGTAAAAAGTTAATCCAATAA
- the smc gene encoding chromosome segregation protein SMC, which translates to MISISEIHLKNFKSFKNTKLKIPDGFTAILGPNGSGKSNTIDGICFVLGKTSAKSLRAGKFNQLITYHNGKRADYAEVTLFFDNINREIPIDSDKVGICRKVKLNGDNNYYVVWYEVEKQNTKINTESSQKKTSKASKVEKRRRMKKNEVLDLLSKISLIADGPNIILQGDLLRIIDTSPNERRKILDEVSGVAEFDEKSEKAKKELSQAREYIEKIDIRINEVRANLEKLKKEKEDAEKYTVYNKKLKVTKYILTSKKVEFLKMVLDETKDEIEALKETKNCYIQDISNIDSEIIGLKVKINELVNELNEKGSEEVMELHKSIKELEVNLNNDKNALENAIDDLKHTLKMEESKNNDLNETKEKINNIRIDTLKKEAEAKVLIKEIEKLNEERQNLEKKVEQSESQVKALKNQESKLSERINDTQKELYGLKNELNQLENTLNNRTFDYQKNNETIENLTNQIAEFSDLEDTKKLYKELEDIAVELEFSKKKLQEKITERNDSQSKLDNLHSEYVKENARIKTLKDMENFSLDRAVKGVLDAKLPGVVDIAGNLAKTKGEYKTAIEVAGGARLNHIVVKKMDDGSRAINYLKQKRLGRATFLPMDRIKGMDAKDISDTGIIGKAIDLVEFDIKYTNVFKFIFGNTHIVDNLENAKKLSLKYKARFVTLEGEVIEPSGAMVGGNIRRNSAIKVDIDMKKLTNLSEDIKELEQILSNVKDEIERLNNKINTCSTRKLELDNRLKIARDQEFKKEEITKSNNLKIKELNMLNSKIDDEISELTDEKEILSQKVQNLDNKLSEVMGQRERIVNEIKSYENSELSKRIKEIDHKIRENESSKNTLENEIKKGAILVKEVLIPKISELNSNIKSLADKKNMFKNSVEIYKSNIESNSSILSDKRGKYEELTKGLKDLTDKKECYELEIENLQNNKEELREKATDIDNQVNVINVDRAKYETRLEEEERKLYLCDTLENIEDISDEMIEETYSLEIDDLERNQALLESSIKKLEPVNMRAIEDYDFINERYEELFGKRKEYEQEEGKYLQLISEVQKRKKETFMKTYDRVAENYEQIYGEIGGNGKLSLENEEDPFSGGLLIDASPMNKQLQNLDVMSGGEKSLTALAFLFAIQRLNPSPFYVLDEVDAALDTKNASLIGDMISNASKESQFIVISHREQMISKSNVMYGVCMENGLSKIVSVKL; encoded by the coding sequence ATGATTTCAATATCCGAAATTCATTTAAAAAATTTCAAATCATTCAAAAATACGAAGTTAAAAATCCCTGACGGTTTTACTGCAATACTGGGTCCAAATGGCTCGGGAAAGTCAAATACTATCGACGGTATATGTTTTGTTCTTGGAAAAACCTCCGCCAAATCCTTGAGAGCAGGAAAATTTAACCAACTTATAACCTACCATAATGGAAAAAGGGCAGATTATGCAGAGGTAACTTTATTTTTTGACAATATAAATCGTGAAATACCCATAGATTCTGATAAAGTAGGTATTTGCAGAAAAGTAAAGTTAAACGGCGATAATAATTATTACGTTGTTTGGTATGAAGTTGAAAAGCAAAATACTAAAATAAATACCGAAAGTAGCCAAAAAAAGACTTCAAAAGCTTCAAAAGTGGAAAAAAGACGTAGGATGAAGAAAAATGAAGTTTTAGACCTTTTAAGTAAGATATCTTTGATTGCAGATGGTCCAAACATCATTTTACAGGGAGATTTGCTTAGGATAATTGATACTTCGCCAAATGAAAGAAGAAAAATCCTAGATGAAGTCAGCGGAGTTGCAGAATTCGATGAAAAATCGGAAAAAGCAAAAAAAGAGTTATCTCAAGCAAGGGAATATATTGAAAAAATAGATATTAGGATAAACGAAGTTCGCGCTAATCTAGAGAAATTAAAGAAAGAAAAAGAAGACGCTGAAAAATATACTGTATATAACAAAAAATTAAAAGTTACAAAGTATATTTTAACATCTAAAAAAGTAGAATTCTTAAAAATGGTTCTTGACGAAACAAAAGATGAAATAGAAGCTTTAAAAGAGACCAAAAATTGTTATATTCAAGATATAAGTAATATAGATAGCGAAATAATCGGATTAAAAGTAAAAATCAACGAGTTAGTCAATGAATTAAATGAGAAAGGTAGCGAAGAAGTAATGGAACTTCATAAGTCTATCAAAGAATTGGAAGTAAATCTTAATAATGATAAAAATGCACTGGAAAATGCAATAGATGATTTAAAACACACGTTAAAAATGGAAGAATCCAAAAATAATGATTTAAACGAAACAAAAGAGAAAATAAATAACATAAGGATTGACACCTTAAAAAAAGAAGCTGAAGCAAAAGTTTTGATTAAAGAAATTGAAAAATTAAACGAAGAAAGGCAAAATTTAGAGAAAAAGGTAGAGCAAAGTGAATCTCAAGTTAAAGCTTTAAAAAATCAAGAAAGTAAGCTTTCAGAACGTATAAACGATACCCAAAAAGAATTATATGGCTTAAAAAACGAATTAAATCAATTAGAAAATACATTAAATAATAGAACTTTCGATTATCAAAAAAACAATGAAACAATTGAAAATTTAACAAACCAGATAGCCGAATTTAGTGATTTAGAAGATACTAAAAAACTATACAAGGAATTAGAAGATATAGCAGTTGAATTGGAATTTTCAAAGAAAAAATTGCAAGAAAAAATTACTGAACGAAATGATAGTCAGTCAAAATTAGATAATCTTCACTCTGAATATGTTAAAGAAAATGCGAGAATTAAAACATTAAAAGATATGGAAAACTTTAGTTTAGATAGGGCAGTCAAGGGCGTGCTTGATGCAAAGTTACCTGGTGTGGTAGATATAGCCGGTAATTTGGCTAAAACTAAAGGTGAATACAAAACAGCCATAGAAGTAGCAGGCGGTGCCAGGTTAAACCACATAGTGGTTAAGAAAATGGATGACGGTTCACGAGCTATCAACTATTTAAAACAGAAGAGATTAGGTAGGGCTACATTCTTACCAATGGATAGAATAAAAGGTATGGATGCAAAAGACATTTCAGACACTGGTATTATTGGAAAAGCTATTGATTTGGTCGAATTTGATATAAAATACACAAATGTATTTAAATTTATCTTTGGAAATACTCATATAGTTGATAATCTTGAAAATGCCAAAAAATTATCCTTAAAATACAAGGCAAGATTTGTTACTTTAGAGGGTGAAGTTATAGAGCCATCTGGTGCAATGGTTGGGGGTAATATACGCAGAAACTCAGCTATTAAAGTAGATATCGATATGAAAAAATTAACTAATCTTTCAGAGGATATAAAAGAATTGGAACAAATTTTATCAAATGTTAAAGATGAAATAGAGCGTTTAAACAATAAAATTAATACATGCAGTACAAGAAAATTAGAGTTGGATAATCGCTTAAAAATTGCTCGAGACCAGGAATTTAAGAAAGAAGAGATTACAAAATCAAATAATTTAAAGATAAAAGAATTAAATATGTTAAATTCTAAAATAGATGACGAAATTTCAGAATTAACTGACGAAAAGGAAATATTATCCCAAAAAGTTCAAAATCTAGATAATAAACTTTCTGAAGTAATGGGGCAACGTGAAAGAATTGTAAACGAGATAAAATCTTATGAAAATTCTGAACTGTCAAAAAGAATTAAAGAAATTGACCATAAAATTAGGGAAAATGAAAGTAGCAAGAATACCTTGGAAAATGAGATTAAAAAAGGAGCCATTTTAGTAAAAGAAGTTTTAATTCCAAAGATTTCAGAGTTAAATTCCAACATTAAATCTCTTGCAGATAAGAAAAATATGTTTAAAAATAGTGTAGAAATTTATAAATCAAACATAGAATCAAATTCAAGCATATTATCTGATAAAAGAGGAAAATATGAAGAATTAACAAAGGGTTTAAAGGATTTAACCGATAAAAAAGAATGTTACGAACTAGAAATTGAGAATCTCCAAAATAATAAAGAAGAATTGAGAGAAAAAGCCACTGATATTGATAATCAGGTAAATGTTATAAATGTTGACCGGGCAAAATACGAGACAAGGCTAGAGGAAGAGGAAAGAAAGCTTTATTTATGCGATACTCTAGAAAATATCGAAGATATATCTGACGAAATGATAGAAGAAACTTATTCGTTAGAAATTGATGATTTAGAGAGAAATCAAGCACTTTTGGAAAGTAGTATAAAAAAACTCGAACCTGTAAATATGCGAGCTATTGAAGATTATGATTTTATTAACGAACGTTACGAAGAGTTATTTGGGAAAAGAAAAGAATATGAACAAGAAGAAGGTAAATATTTACAATTAATTTCAGAAGTTCAAAAAAGAAAGAAAGAAACGTTTATGAAAACTTACGATAGAGTTGCTGAAAACTATGAGCAAATATATGGTGAGATAGGAGGTAATGGTAAACTATCCCTCGAAAATGAGGAAGACCCATTTTCAGGAGGTCTTTTAATAGATGCTTCACCCATGAATAAGCAGTTACAGAATTTGGATGTTATGAGCGGTGGGGAAAAATCTTTAACCGCTTTAGCGTTCTTATTTGCCATTCAAAGATTAAATCCATCTCCATTCTACGTTTTAGATGAGGTAGATGCTGCGTTAGACACTAAAAATGCAAGTTTAATTGGGGATATGATAAGTAACGCGTCTAAAGAATCGCAATTTATTGTTATATCCCATAGGGAGCAAATGATAAGTAAATCAAACGTTATGTATGGAGTATGTATGGAAAATGGGCTTAGTAAAATAGTTTCGGTTAAATTATAG
- a CDS encoding amidohydrolase family protein, translating into MALFLKSKFLYGEEFELKEGILVIENGVITDFLENQENLSDILTKEDDKIITYEGLVIPSFNNLHTHIGDSAIKDVGINRTLDELVKPPHGLKHRFLNNCSDKDIVNGMIAGMCELYENGTHIFCDYRENGLKGIQLLNNALNLFNVSKGITKNSDSTNNSKNLLEPYVLGRPTIRLENTTKDDIKEDLRNEIFQILDLSQGIGLSGLNEYDDCELKFIRRVIDEYNSHNDNDNGEDNIKGNIKGNIKDNSKVKSKKVFSVHAGEHEGSVQYSHKNYGLSEIERLINLELSPNFIIHAVHVSDQEIQQIKENNIPLVVCPRANASFNVGLPKINELHEKGILMAIGTDNFMANSPSIFREMDFIYKLYHLEPLEILKMATVNGNKILGNSDYNYKNTGLIKEGFKPNFSFINYNFENSKNLIATLITRCESKNIDIEFKYKFESLLSKSL; encoded by the coding sequence ATGGCGTTATTTTTAAAATCTAAGTTTTTATATGGCGAGGAATTTGAATTAAAAGAGGGCATTCTTGTAATTGAAAACGGGGTTATAACTGATTTTTTAGAAAATCAAGAAAATTTATCTGATATCTTAACAAAAGAAGATGATAAAATCATAACTTACGAAGGCTTAGTAATCCCTTCTTTTAATAATTTACATACTCATATTGGGGATTCTGCAATTAAAGATGTCGGCATAAATAGGACATTAGATGAATTAGTAAAGCCCCCTCACGGTCTCAAACATAGGTTTTTAAATAATTGTAGTGACAAAGATATAGTCAATGGTATGATAGCGGGTATGTGTGAATTGTATGAAAACGGAACACATATATTTTGCGACTATCGGGAAAATGGTTTAAAAGGTATTCAACTTTTAAATAATGCTTTAAATTTGTTTAACGTCTCCAAAGGCATTACTAAAAATAGCGATAGTACAAATAATTCAAAAAATTTATTGGAACCTTACGTTTTAGGTCGACCCACAATAAGATTGGAAAATACTACTAAAGACGATATTAAAGAAGATTTAAGAAATGAAATTTTCCAAATCTTGGATTTATCTCAAGGAATAGGTCTAAGCGGTTTAAATGAATATGACGACTGTGAACTCAAATTCATAAGGCGTGTTATTGATGAATACAATAGTCATAATGACAATGACAATGGCGAAGATAATATCAAAGGTAATATCAAAGGTAATATCAAAGATAATAGCAAGGTCAAATCAAAAAAAGTATTTTCAGTACACGCAGGCGAACATGAGGGTTCGGTTCAATATTCACATAAAAATTACGGTTTATCTGAAATAGAAAGGTTAATAAATTTGGAATTAAGCCCAAACTTCATAATTCACGCGGTTCACGTATCAGACCAGGAAATACAACAAATAAAAGAAAATAACATACCATTAGTGGTTTGTCCAAGAGCAAACGCTTCATTCAATGTAGGATTGCCAAAAATAAATGAATTACACGAAAAAGGTATTTTAATGGCAATAGGGACAGATAATTTTATGGCCAATTCTCCGTCAATATTTAGAGAAATGGACTTCATATATAAATTATACCATTTAGAACCTTTAGAAATTTTAAAAATGGCTACTGTAAACGGTAACAAAATATTGGGAAATTCAGACTATAATTATAAGAATACTGGATTAATAAAAGAAGGATTTAAGCCTAATTTTAGTTTTATAAATTATAACTTTGAAAATTCTAAAAATTTGATTGCTACATTGATAACAAGATGCGAAAGTAAAAATATTGATATAGAATTTAAATATAAATTTGAAAGTTTATTATCTAAAAGTTTATAA
- a CDS encoding thermonuclease family protein, protein MRDNSNKLKFRNCIFYMVIIIILTAILSFSGCTSFSSFSFSLDKNPNEMNNTEFFNSHEKILVKVDKIVDGDTVYMDVILNDSNSYLIDPWDFDSKSKEKYNKSIIKLRLLGVDTPETYGLNKANEYQNYDNSFISNLTYLKLWGKLAKNYTIEKLDNKTVYLLFDKKSDKKGKYGRYLLYIFLKDNESNEKYINFNEELLKNGYARVYVSDFELKDKFLKIEENSKKNKIGMWY, encoded by the coding sequence ATGAGAGATAATTCAAACAAATTAAAATTTAGAAATTGTATTTTTTATATGGTTATAATAATTATATTAACAGCTATTTTATCATTTTCAGGATGTACATCTTTTTCATCTTTTTCATTTTCTTTAGATAAAAACCCTAATGAGATGAACAATACCGAATTTTTTAATTCGCACGAAAAAATACTTGTAAAAGTTGATAAAATAGTTGATGGGGATACGGTTTACATGGATGTAATTTTAAATGACTCTAATAGTTATTTAATAGACCCCTGGGATTTTGATTCAAAAAGTAAGGAAAAATATAATAAATCCATTATAAAATTAAGACTTTTGGGCGTAGATACGCCGGAAACTTATGGATTAAATAAAGCCAATGAATATCAAAATTATGATAATAGCTTTATTTCGAATTTAACATACTTAAAACTCTGGGGTAAACTTGCAAAGAATTATACAATTGAAAAATTAGATAATAAAACAGTATATTTATTATTTGATAAAAAAAGTGATAAAAAAGGTAAATATGGACGTTATCTATTATATATATTCTTAAAAGATAATGAATCTAATGAAAAATACATTAATTTTAATGAAGAATTATTAAAAAATGGATATGCTCGAGTATATGTTTCAGATTTTGAGTTAAAAGATAAATTTTTAAAAATTGAAGAGAATTCGAAGAAAAATAAAATAGGTATGTGGTATTAA
- a CDS encoding MBL fold metallo-hydrolase, whose amino-acid sequence MIVGKFHGGCHQIGKSCVEIETKKSRILVDCGMDPSNNGIPDINDSVMDAVVISHAHLDHCGAVPHFDLKNIYCNAPTADLMYNVWKDTVALSKSYKEEDIQRSMKNINIVDYKEPRKITSDISMKLYDAGHILGSSSVYLDIDGKKLLYTGDINEIETRTLNPADTDIDEIDTIIIESTYGSPLDVKPSRKVLEKQLIDEISETIEENGKVIIPVFAVGRAQEIIVIINNYIRSGLIKKVPIYICGSLTHTTGMYMSYSEWLNPKINNLMNNGTNPFGNLLKADDNIFNNNEPCIIISTSGMVQGGPVLQYLSLLKNPRNKLILTGYQGEGTIGRSLEEGATEITPFKKPIQIKGKISKIEFSAHGDYNSLVRYLKKIPEPKKAIVMHGERYQALSLAMTIWKMFKIPSIAPTIGSTIPLF is encoded by the coding sequence ATGATAGTCGGTAAATTTCACGGCGGTTGTCATCAAATAGGAAAATCCTGTGTAGAAATAGAGACAAAAAAGTCTAGAATATTAGTAGATTGTGGTATGGACCCATCAAATAATGGTATACCAGATATAAATGACAGCGTTATGGATGCAGTTGTGATATCCCACGCACACCTTGACCATTGCGGTGCAGTACCTCATTTTGACCTTAAAAATATATATTGTAATGCACCTACGGCTGATTTAATGTACAATGTATGGAAAGATACTGTAGCATTGTCAAAATCGTACAAGGAAGAAGATATTCAAAGGTCTATGAAAAATATCAACATTGTAGATTATAAAGAACCTAGAAAGATAACTTCGGACATATCTATGAAATTATACGATGCTGGACACATTTTGGGTAGTTCCTCGGTATATTTAGACATAGACGGTAAAAAGTTACTATATACTGGCGATATTAATGAAATTGAGACCAGAACTTTAAACCCTGCAGATACAGATATTGATGAAATAGACACCATAATTATCGAATCAACCTACGGTTCGCCATTAGATGTTAAACCATCAAGAAAAGTATTGGAAAAACAATTAATTGACGAGATTTCAGAAACCATTGAAGAAAATGGGAAAGTTATAATCCCTGTTTTTGCAGTAGGTAGGGCTCAGGAGATAATCGTTATTATAAACAACTACATAAGAAGCGGTTTGATTAAAAAGGTTCCAATATACATCTGTGGTTCATTAACACATACAACAGGTATGTATATGAGCTATTCAGAATGGTTAAACCCTAAAATAAATAATTTAATGAATAATGGTACTAATCCATTTGGTAATCTTTTAAAAGCTGATGATAATATATTTAACAATAATGAACCTTGTATAATCATTTCAACGTCTGGAATGGTTCAAGGCGGTCCTGTATTGCAATATTTATCATTATTGAAAAATCCAAGAAATAAATTAATATTGACTGGTTACCAAGGTGAAGGTACTATCGGACGTAGTTTAGAAGAAGGAGCAACTGAAATCACTCCATTCAAAAAGCCTATCCAAATTAAGGGTAAAATATCCAAAATAGAATTTTCAGCTCACGGGGATTACAATTCACTTGTAAGGTATCTTAAAAAGATACCAGAACCTAAAAAAGCCATAGTTATGCACGGTGAAAGATATCAGGCTCTTTCCCTCGCAATGACAATATGGAAAATGTTTAAAATCCCTTCAATAGCTCCTACGATTGGTAGTACAATACCATTGTTCTAA
- a CDS encoding IMPACT family protein, with protein MNKDKLGLIYKTVGKFAKIEKVYKNSLFIGYVKPVDTEIEAKEFVNYVKELHKDATHNVSAYYVKEHENNNYLAMKYDDDGEPSGSSGKPIFKVLELKNVQNLAVVVTRYFGGIKLGYGGLVKAYSETANDAIESAGIIGIYDTSKFKLEFDYSEINNVKKAIEDTNELNRLNVVKIYSEEYLEDINYNIDIIKGYEDIFIKNVINYTKNNLKIHKLNKRACFNKLIN; from the coding sequence ATGAATAAAGATAAATTAGGGTTAATATATAAAACAGTTGGAAAATTTGCTAAAATTGAAAAGGTTTATAAAAATTCCTTATTTATTGGGTATGTTAAACCCGTAGATACGGAAATTGAAGCCAAAGAATTTGTAAATTATGTTAAAGAACTACATAAAGACGCTACGCACAATGTGTCTGCCTATTATGTAAAAGAACATGAAAATAATAATTATTTAGCTATGAAATACGATGATGATGGTGAACCTTCAGGAAGTTCGGGGAAACCTATTTTTAAAGTTTTGGAGCTTAAAAATGTGCAAAATTTGGCAGTAGTTGTTACGAGATACTTTGGAGGTATTAAGTTAGGTTACGGCGGACTTGTCAAAGCTTACAGTGAAACTGCGAACGATGCTATCGAAAGCGCAGGAATTATTGGGATATACGATACTTCAAAGTTCAAATTAGAGTTCGATTACTCTGAGATAAATAATGTTAAAAAAGCTATTGAAGATACAAACGAATTGAATAGATTAAATGTGGTAAAAATTTACTCTGAAGAATATTTGGAAGATATAAATTATAATATCGATATTATCAAAGGTTATGAAGATATATTTATTAAAAACGTCATAAATTATACTAAAAATAATTTAAAGATACATAAATTAAACAAAAGAGCTTGTTTTAACAAATTAATTAATTAA